The Candidatus Methylomirabilis sp. sequence GAATGCTTTAACTCATCCTGGCCTGGGGTGAGCCTGGCTCGGAGAACCCGAGAAGCTCCAGGCGCAGGGGGACGTGAAGTCCGTTCCAGCCGCCCAGGCTCTCTTGGCCCTTCCAGGTAGAGCGCCCCTCGTACGTTAGATCGAGTGGGTGGCATTTTCTCTCCCGGGTTGCCTTCTCTCGGCTGGCGTACCGCGAAGGTCAAGGCTCCACGACCCGCTCCCGATCCACAAGAGATAGAGGCAGAGAGCAATGGCAATGGTCGGGATGATCGGTTCCTCAGGCTGCAACGGGAACAGCGTGGGATCATCCACGACCAAGTGGACGTAGGTCGATCAGCGCGAAGGTGCTCTCCGGCGGCATGAAGTCTGCGTGCAGGAAGAATCAGGATGTCGCCGCAGGCGGCGAAGGCGCCGGCGCTCAGGAGGGCGGCCCGAGTGGACGCGGCCGCCCACAGCCGCCTCGACGGCCGCGGAGTCACCCGCGGCGGAGAAAAGTACCCTGCCTCTTCCCTCCCGGCCAGGCGGTCGAGCGCCTCGAGCGTCTCGCGGAGTGCCGCGGCGTCATTGCGCCCGGGGATGACGACGGAGATGCGGGGCCTCATCGCCGGACGCGGCTACTTGGGGGCGGCCAGGAGCCCGCGGATCGTCGCCACCAGGTCGGCCTCCTCCACCGGCCCGAAGAAACGGCGGGCGACCTCGTCCCGGGGTGAGATGACGACCGTGTACGGCATCCCCCGGAATCCGAGCGGCCGGGCGAGGGTCAACTGCCAGTCAGTCCCGTGGGGGAAACTGACCGGGTGGGCTTTCAGGAACTCCCGGGCCTTCGCCTCAGTGTCCTCGACGAAGACGCCCACGAAGGCCACGCCCTGGTCCTTGAACCGCTGGTAGACCTGCTCAAAAGCGGGAGCCTCCCGCTGGCAGAAGGGTCACCAGGAGGCCAAAAAGCGGATGACGACGACCTTGCCCTTGAGGCTCTGGAAGTCCAGGGTGCCGCCGTCGAGGAGGGCGAGGGGTCTCGTGGGCAGGGCCCCGCCCGCCCCCGCCGGTGCCGCGAGGCCCAGCGCGAGGAGGGCCGCGATCCCGGCCCAGGTGAAGGGCGAGCGTTTCGAGATCCGCATTCTTATCCAGGCTGCCGTCCCCGCTCGTACACCCTTACCCCCACCACCCCAATCTCCCCGCATTCTCGCGGCTGCGCGTCCGGGATCTGTGACGTCCCCGGCGGGGCCGGGCCCTGCTTCCTTTGACCCGGACACCACCCTTTCGGATTCTTGCCCGGACTTCAGCGTCCATGCTGCAATCATCTTGGGGTGGATGGCGATCTGATCCGGCGCGTGGAGGTGGGCGATCTCGCGCCCGCCCACGTAGTTGGCGTGCAGGCTGACGCGGTGGCCCTTCTCGATGATGCCGGGGAGCGTGACGATCCTGCGGCGTAGATGGTTGGGGAGACTCCCTCCCGGACTCATGTATTCCTCCCCCGGGTTTCCTCGGTGACGCGTCCGAGGGTATCCGTCCGTGGCCTGACTACCGACACCGGTACCCACGACATCTATAGCTACGACTCGAGCTCGGTGCCCAGGGCGTCGTTGAAGCGGTTGGTGAAGTTCGCCGCCGCAACCGAGAGCGTGAGCTGCACGAGCGCCTCCGGAGACAGGTGGCGCTTGAGCTGCTCGACGAGCACGCCATCCACCTGCACCTTCCGGGTCATTTCCTCGGCATAGCGGATCACCAGCCGCTCCACCTCCGAGAAGAGCGGGCTCGTCGCGTACTGCGGGAGGGCGTCGAACTTCTCCTTGGGGACGCCGACCCTCTGACCGAGGGCGGAGTTGTGGGTGGCTCAGTATTGGCAGTTGTTCACCTGCGAGGCCTTCACGTAGGCGAGCTGGCGCAGTTTGATGTCCAGAGCCCCTTCCCGGAGCGTCGGATACCACTGCATGAAGGGCGGGAGGGACTTGGCGTGGTGGGCCATGAGCCTGAAGATGTTCAGGACGCGGCCCGTGGCCTTCTGGAGGTTGTCGTACACCGTCTGGACATCGGCAGGCACCTGGTTCCGATCGAGGTAAGGGAGTCTGGCAGCCATCGCGTCGCCTCCTTCTCCGTTCGGCCTTCCAGGGGGTCCCGATAATTCTCCGGAATCTCCGATATGGACCCCTCATCTCCTTCCTCATTATTTATTATGTCGCTGAGAGGTGGCGATTCTCGAACTCAATCCCCTCTTCCGCAAGAAACTCCTGCGTCCGGTAGCAGAACATTCATCCCGGCTGGGAATAGACGATCACCCGCTTCTTGCTCATCGCTCTTTGCTCCTCCTGCTTTATGCACGAACACTTCCTCGAGGGCAAACCCAGACCGCTTCGGACGAAGCCTCCTTAAAAACTCGAAGCGGGTCCATACCGGCGCCGCCTCAGGAACTTCATCAGGATGTAGCCAAGCCCGACGAGCAGGACGGTAAGGAGGACAAATCCATAGTACCGACGGTAGTCACCCTGAAGCCGGTCCCAGCGGCTTCCAAAGAGATACCCAAAGCCGCCGACGAGGGTCGCCCAAAGGAGCGCCCCCAGGGCATCGTAGGCCAGGAATCGCGGATAGGCCATCTTGGTGGCGCCGGCCATGGGAGCCGCGAATGCCCGGACGCCTACCACGAAGCGGGCAAGGGCGACCGTGAGGCCGCCACGCCTGGCAAAGTACTCGTGTGTCTTCCGAACACAATCCGCAGAGCCCAGCATCATCTTGCAGTAAAGCTGCGGCAGGCGCTCCCCGCCCAGCCGGCCCAGGAGGTAGCTGAGGCTGTCACCCGCCACTGCACTTGCCGCCCCGAGGGCGATCACGAAGGGGAGCTCGAACGGACCGGTGGAGGCCAAGAACCCTGCAGCCAGGAGAAAGACCTCCCCGGGGAGGGGAAGACCGGCGTTTTCCAGGGCGATCCCGAGGAAGAGGATCGCGTACCCGTATCTGGGGAGGAAAGGCCAGGGGCTGACCACCGGGTCCATCCCGCCTACCCCGGACAGGCCGTTCCGTCAGGATCCTCCGGAGGACGCCTTCCCGGGCTGGGCGTTCCTCCGGCCTGAGCCCGGCGCACGGTCCCCAGGAGGTCGCCGGAGGGACGTTGAACGTAGAGGGCCCGGGAAGGCAGGATCTTGTCGCCGACCTTCCGAACCAGGGTGAGGGAGATGGCCGGAATGCGGGCCGCCTCCAAGCTATTTCTTGAGGTCATGAACGTCGTCGTCCGCATTGTGAAGGCCCCGTCCCGCGGGGCCGGGCTGGCCTCAGCCCCCGTGGGCTTTCCCGCGCAAGAGCAGGACCAGGGCCCCAAGGATCAGGAGGGGCACGATAACGCTTTCCATCTGGCGTCTCCCGGGACCCCGGCGCGTCCCCTAGAAAAGGCTGAACGCCTTCCCCGCGACATAGCCCACAACGAGCAGCACAACAACGCCCGCCATCATCTTCTCATGCTTGCACATCCCCGCCTTCTGCTTACATCCTTCCATCGAACACATCAGGGCCATCTCCGCTCGCCCCCTTTCACGCCTCTTTCGGATCGGGGCCAGGTCCAGCGGGAGGGCCTGGCTCGCTTGAAAGCAGCCCCCGCCGATCGCCACCCCTGATCAAGTAGATGCAACGGCCCCAGGGAGGGGTTCGCCTAAGCCGAAGGGCTCCCAGGGGATTACCGGCAAGACATTGCAAACCGATGAGCGGCCCCACCATCGCAAGCGACTGAGGGGACACGTGCCATACGTTCGACCTTGACCGGGTGTGGCAGCCTCACCTTGCCCGCAGCGAGGTCGATCGTGGCACTTGCCCGCAATGGGTTAGCGCGCGGCCTGGCCAGGGGAGATAACCTGCGGGAGGGGGTAAAGCCAGGCGAGCGTCAGGCCGTACCCCCAATGGCGAATGAGGGCGATCGCAGGGGCGAGGGCGCCCATTTTCAGCCCGGCCATCCCCGCGCCGAGCAAAGGCATCATGAACAACCAAACACCGAAGACGGTCTGCACCGTGATGTAGGTGAGCGCCCGTACCCAGCTCGGTCCCCAGAGGGACGGCCCGACCCCAGCGTAGATTATCGCCAAGATGGCGCCATTGGCGTAGTGAGCCACGACGCCGCCTGGGAGACCCGTTTCCAGCTTCATCCCCAGGAGGCCCGGGACATCCCACCACTGGCGTGTTATGGGCAGACCGATAAGATCGAAGACGAGGGTCCCGGCCAAGCCGGCGAGGATAGCGCGTTTCCATTGGATCTGCATGGCTATCGGCACCTCCATCGCCTTTCGTGCTGTAGGTGGACGGTCACGCCCGCGAGGGGCCAGCCCTTCCTGCGGGCGTAGAGGAGGAGGGTCATCGCGGCGCAGACGCTGAGCGCGGCCAGGCCGTGTGTCCCCGGCTGGATCGGGGCCGTCAAGCCCTCGCCGGACGTAGCGGTGACGGGCATGAAGATAGGGGGTCCGGGGCCGGACCTAAGGGACCGCCAGGAGACGCTCCACGAGCGCCCGAGTCTGGGGCTGGTCCCAGGCCGGGTCGCCGACGCGCCGGTAGGCGATCCGGCCCTGGCGGTCGAGGAGGAAACTCGCTGGGATGGCGAAGACCCGGTAGGCCCGGCCGACGTCCTTCCGGGGATCCAGGAGAATAGGGAAGGTGAGCCGCAGCTCGGCAACGAAGGCCTCCACCGGCTCGTGCCCGTCTAAATTGAGATTGACCGCCAGGACCGTGAACCCCCGCTCGCGGTAGGTCTCGTAGAGGACCTGGAGGTCCGGCATCTCGGTTCGGCAGGGAGCGCACCAGGTGGACCAGAAGTTCACCAGGACCACCTCGCCCCGGTGCTGGGCGAGGGAGTGGAGGGTCCCCGCCAGGTCGGGGAGGGCAAAGGCCGGGGCCGTGAGTCCCACCTCCAGGCCGATCCGCGGGGAGGCGTCCTGGGCGAGCGAGGCCCCGGCGCCCGTGAGCAGGAGCAAACTTGCCACCACGGTCCGTCGCCACGCTTTCACGGTCCCCTCCCCGGTGGGAACCATCCGCTGCGGGCCCTACGGCCCCTCCGACCGAGCCTATTCGATAGCTCGCCACTCCAGGAGCGACGCGGTCGTTCTCACAGAGGGCCCCCCGGAATCCGCACACCTCCTGGGGGAACCCCGAGGAGAACACTGGTGAGCCAGGCCTGATCGGATGTGGGGCGAAGATAGCGACGCCTGCCTCCCCCTGTCAACAATCTTGATGGATATCTGAGCACCTGGCCATTGTCACCTGCGACTCCCCGGTGCCTGCCCTCTCCCGTTTGGTGGAGATCCCCGTAGCGCGGCAGACCGATGCCTCCATGGAGGTCTCCCTCGACAAGGTCTATCGAGCGCGAGCCGGTGGAGGACCTGCCGGGGGAGGCCCCCGCGGTGGCCAAGGGCTCGGCCTGACGGAGGCGATCACGGAGACAGACCACCCCGGCGGCTCGCTGAGGCGGCCGGGGTGTCGTGTTTCGCCGTCCAGGTTACCGGACGATGACCTTCCCCGGGTAGAGGAAGGACTTATCCGACCGGATCTGGTTGACCTGGTACTCGTAGGTCCCGGGCTCCACGATGCAGAGACTGGCCACCCCTCCGGGGGCGATAAGGCCAGAGACGTACACGCCGCTCGGCGCGAGGAAGAAGCCCACGGGGGCCACACAGGCCAGCGAGACCTCCTTCCCCTTCTCAAAGAGGACCATTGCCTCGTTCCAGGACGTAGCGTTCGACCAGACCACCGTGTCCCCCGGCTTCGCCGTGAGGGTCGCGGGCTCGATCCGGCCGGCCTGGATGGTGATGACGTGCGTGACGCCACTGGGACCAGCCGCCCGCTGCGCCTCGCCCGGGAGCGCCAGCGCCACCGTCAGTACCGCGACCCCGACCGCGATCCCCCGTTGCCAGTTCGGCCGCATCCGTGTGCTCCTTCCTCCCCGCCCTGCCCGCAGATGGCGTAGATGGCACCCGGCGAGGCCGGGGATTTACCTCGCGGGACTTGCAGGGTAATGTTGCGCAGTCAGGTCGCGCCAAGAATTCAGGGTGGCGCCAACGCCCGGGAGCAAAGGCAAGGCGCGTGCCACGTGACCGGTGGGGGAGGTCGGCGCGGCCAGCGTGACGCGAACCCGCAGGTCCTAGAGGAGTTAGCCCGAGCGGCCCCCGCGAGCCCAGCGGGGGAAGCCGAGGCGCGCTGCGTTCCACGGAACAGGCGGGGGAGAAGGACGGGGGACAGCCGGGCAACCCCAAGGGCGGCGCCGGGGAAGTGGGGGGCCCCGGCGACCTTAGGACGGATCAAGGCTGGAGGAGCAGTAGCTCTGATGGGTGTTGACAGGCCCCGGGTCGCCGCGGATGATACGCATGCAGGCAGGGCGGCCCTCGCCCGGAATATTCCGGGCGGACGGCGTGTTCTCGTGATGAGAAAGGGCGGCCCGGCTGGGGGGAGAGGTGGAGGGGACCGGGCCGGGACCGCAGGGGCGGCGCCGGGAATTCGAGGAGGTGGCGCTCGTCCACCTGCACGTGCTTTATGGCGCCGCCCTGCGGCTGGCCGGGAACCAGGCGGAGGCGGAAGACCTCGTGCAGGACACGGCGCTGCGGGCCTACGAGTTCTTCCACCAGTTCGCTCCCGGCACGAACTGCAAGGCCTGGCTCCTCCGGATCCTTTATCGGACCTTCCTGAACCGCCGCCGGGCGGTCCGCCTCACCGTGGCCTACGACGATGATCTGGCCCCCCCGGTGGGGGGGAGCGCGACGGTCGGGAATCCGGAGGAGGACTTCCTCCGGAAGGCCACGGGCGAGGAGATCCAGCGCGCCCTCATGGTTCTGCCGGAGAAATTCCGGCTGCCGGTGATCCTGGCAGACCTGGAGGGGCTGACCTACCGCGAGATCGCCGAGGTCTGTGGCTGCCCCGTGGGGACGGTGATGAGCCGGCTGCACCGCGGGCGGGCGCACCTGCGGGAGGCGTTGCGGGAACTGCTCGAGCCGGGGCGAGTTGAGGACGGGAAATGATCTGCGGCGACGTGATCCGGGACCTGGAGACGTACCTGGACGGCGAGCTGCCGGTGCGGGAGACACTGCAGGTCGCAGAGCATCTGGCCTCCTGCCCATCCTGCGCGGCCAGGGAGGAGCAGGCCCGGGCCGCGCGGGCGCATCTGCGCCTCACCGCGCCGCGCCCG is a genomic window containing:
- a CDS encoding DedA family protein → MDPVVSPWPFLPRYGYAILFLGIALENAGLPLPGEVFLLAAGFLASTGPFELPFVIALGAASAVAGDSLSYLLGRLGGERLPQLYCKMMLGSADCVRKTHEYFARRGGLTVALARFVVGVRAFAAPMAGATKMAYPRFLAYDALGALLWATLVGGFGYLFGSRWDRLQGDYRRYYGFVLLTVLLVGLGYILMKFLRRRRYGPASSF
- a CDS encoding TlpA disulfide reductase family protein, which encodes MKAWRRTVVASLLLLTGAGASLAQDASPRIGLEVGLTAPAFALPDLAGTLHSLAQHRGEVVLVNFWSTWCAPCRTEMPDLQVLYETYRERGFTVLAVNLNLDGHEPVEAFVAELRLTFPILLDPRKDVGRAYRVFAIPASFLLDRQGRIAYRRVGDPAWDQPQTRALVERLLAVP
- a CDS encoding sigma-70 family RNA polymerase sigma factor; protein product: MEGTGPGPQGRRREFEEVALVHLHVLYGAALRLAGNQAEAEDLVQDTALRAYEFFHQFAPGTNCKAWLLRILYRTFLNRRRAVRLTVAYDDDLAPPVGGSATVGNPEEDFLRKATGEEIQRALMVLPEKFRLPVILADLEGLTYREIAEVCGCPVGTVMSRLHRGRAHLREALRELLEPGRVEDGK